Proteins found in one uncultured Desulfuromonas sp. genomic segment:
- a CDS encoding type II toxin-antitoxin system RelE/ParE family toxin, which yields MYKLSALAAEDFAEIYEYTLVNFGSLQADAYADDLESVLHLLFNSPLMGHECPQIAVGIRRHDHQKHAIFYRRRKADIFVIRILHQKMEPMKHFSAF from the coding sequence ATGTATAAGCTTTCCGCGCTTGCGGCGGAGGATTTTGCGGAAATCTACGAATACACTCTGGTGAACTTCGGTTCTCTCCAGGCGGACGCCTACGCCGATGATTTGGAAAGCGTCCTTCACCTCCTGTTTAACTCGCCACTTATGGGACATGAGTGCCCGCAGATTGCTGTTGGAATTCGCCGACATGACCACCAAAAACACGCTATTTTCTACCGGCGACGAAAAGCCGATATTTTTGTCATCAGAATACTGCATCAGAAAATGGAGCCGATGAAACATTTCTCTGCTTTTTAG
- a CDS encoding type II toxin-antitoxin system ParD family antitoxin: MIVTSLSASPIALMSTHAPLLALSGDRRLVIRNGDIELGGLPGCHTAISFDTFVIDAKVAVLNIHTGDQAMARTTSVTIGSQLDEFVGKLVESGRYGSTSEVVRTALRLLEQQENQATALKQAIDAGERSGESDLSLRDIAAKVKQKHHV, encoded by the coding sequence ATGATCGTCACCAGTCTGAGCGCCTCGCCTATCGCCCTCATGTCCACCCACGCCCCACTGCTCGCCTTGTCCGGCGACCGCCGCCTGGTCATCCGCAACGGCGACATTGAATTGGGTGGGCTACCCGGTTGTCACACGGCGATTTCTTTTGACACATTCGTCATCGATGCTAAAGTTGCTGTGTTAAATATTCACACAGGAGATCAGGCCATGGCCAGAACAACAAGTGTCACGATTGGTTCGCAACTTGATGAATTTGTCGGGAAATTAGTCGAATCAGGACGTTACGGTTCAACGAGCGAAGTCGTACGCACCGCTTTGCGGTTGCTTGAACAGCAGGAAAATCAAGCTACCGCACTGAAACAGGCGATAGACGCTGGAGAGCGCAGCGGTGAAAGTGATTTGTCGCTTCGCGACATTGCCGCAAAGGTAAAGCAGAAACATCATGTATAA
- a CDS encoding addiction module protein: protein MQAEDIEKNALKLDVIKRIHLVERLLESLDKTDPEVEKIWVAESEKRYLAYRDGRIEGIPLEQIVKNISR, encoded by the coding sequence ATGCAGGCTGAAGACATAGAAAAAAATGCCTTGAAACTGGATGTTATCAAACGGATTCATCTGGTGGAGAGGTTGCTTGAGAGCCTGGACAAAACAGACCCGGAAGTCGAAAAAATATGGGTTGCTGAATCGGAAAAGAGGTATCTTGCCTACCGGGACGGGCGGATTGAGGGCATCCCCCTTGAACAGATCGTCAAGAATATATCACGATGA
- a CDS encoding ATP-binding cassette domain-containing protein, with amino-acid sequence MTDTTLLTQSLHHLFSERPYLRDFFAALNLTPPDDEISLGAFLNSIPAAHLEEFALDHATLTSQCVDFITQMEAFQSSETSTVREVTIKAGVDKSGAKEQQDLILRSGEVVCVVGPTGSGKSRLLADIECLAQGDTPSKRQILLDGQVPDENRRLSGEQQLVAQLSQNMNFVMDLTVREFITMHAESRLISDVAQRVEQIFTTAVDLAGEPFTLDTPVTALSGGQSRALMIADVACLSASPIVLIDEIENAGVDRRRALDLLVKEEKIVLMATHDPLLALSGDRRLVIRNGGIAAIIETSDEERQGLGQLIALDQKLSRLRDQVRHGERIIFDLQQLM; translated from the coding sequence ATGACCGATACCACGCTTCTCACACAATCCCTGCATCATCTGTTCAGCGAACGACCTTATCTACGCGACTTCTTTGCCGCCCTCAACCTGACGCCCCCGGACGACGAGATCAGCCTCGGTGCGTTTCTCAACAGCATTCCCGCCGCCCATCTGGAAGAGTTTGCCCTTGACCACGCGACACTCACCAGCCAGTGTGTCGACTTCATCACCCAGATGGAGGCATTTCAAAGCAGTGAAACCAGTACGGTACGTGAGGTGACCATCAAGGCCGGGGTGGATAAGAGCGGAGCCAAAGAGCAGCAGGACCTGATCCTGCGTAGCGGCGAAGTGGTGTGCGTGGTCGGCCCGACCGGCTCCGGTAAGAGTCGCTTATTGGCCGATATTGAATGTCTGGCTCAAGGGGATACGCCGTCGAAACGGCAGATTCTGCTTGATGGTCAGGTGCCCGATGAAAACCGCCGCCTGTCCGGCGAGCAACAACTGGTGGCGCAACTGTCGCAGAACATGAACTTCGTCATGGATCTCACCGTGCGCGAGTTTATCACCATGCACGCCGAAAGCCGCCTGATCAGTGATGTGGCACAGCGGGTCGAACAGATCTTTACCACCGCCGTTGACCTCGCCGGGGAACCGTTCACCCTCGATACGCCGGTCACCGCCCTGTCCGGCGGTCAATCACGTGCGTTAATGATTGCCGACGTTGCCTGTCTGAGCGCCTCGCCCATCGTCCTCATCGACGAAATCGAAAATGCCGGTGTCGACCGCCGCCGCGCCCTCGACCTGCTGGTCAAAGAGGAAAAGATCGTCCTCATGGCCACCCACGACCCTCTGCTGGCCCTGTCCGGCGACCGCCGTCTGGTGATACGCAACGGCGGCATTGCCGCCATCATCGAAACCAGCGATGAAGAACGCCAAGGCTTAGGTCAACTTATAGCCCTTGATCAAAAGCTCTCGCGCTTGCGTGACCAAGTGCGCCATGGTGAGCGGATTATTTTTGATTTGCAGCAGTTGATGTAA
- a CDS encoding GTP-binding protein: MKLITVAGPPSCGKTSIILRAIEPLVAAGLKVGVVKFDCLTSDDYLRYEQAGIEVKTGLAGGLCPDHFFIANIEQAVQWGQREGFDLLISESAGLCNRCSPHIKDVLAVCVIDHLSGVHTPRKIGPMLKSADVVVLTKGDIVSQAEREVFAFRVRQVNPKAAVLPVNGLTGQGTLLLQRHFQSAATVTTLNDMRLRFTMPAALCSYCLGETRIGPDCQIGNIKTMDFS, translated from the coding sequence ATGAAGCTGATTACCGTAGCCGGTCCGCCATCGTGCGGCAAGACCTCCATTATCCTGCGCGCCATCGAACCTCTGGTCGCTGCCGGACTCAAGGTCGGCGTGGTCAAATTTGACTGCCTGACCAGCGATGACTATCTGCGCTATGAGCAGGCAGGCATCGAGGTCAAAACCGGCCTGGCCGGGGGTTTGTGCCCGGATCACTTCTTTATCGCCAATATCGAGCAGGCGGTGCAGTGGGGGCAACGCGAAGGGTTTGATCTGCTGATCAGCGAGAGTGCCGGACTGTGCAACCGCTGTTCGCCACACATCAAAGATGTGCTGGCCGTGTGCGTCATCGACCATCTTAGCGGCGTGCACACGCCACGCAAGATCGGCCCGATGCTGAAAAGTGCCGATGTGGTGGTACTGACCAAGGGCGACATCGTCTCCCAAGCCGAGCGCGAAGTGTTTGCCTTCCGCGTCCGGCAGGTCAACCCCAAAGCCGCCGTGCTGCCGGTCAACGGCCTCACCGGCCAAGGTACGCTGCTGCTGCAACGCCATTTTCAGAGCGCCGCCACAGTCACCACCCTCAACGACATGCGCCTGCGCTTCACCATGCCCGCCGCACTGTGCTCCTACTGCCTCGGCGAAACCCGCATCGGCCCCGATTGTCAGATCGGCAACATCAAAACCATGGATTTCTCATGA
- a CDS encoding ABC transporter substrate-binding protein encodes MKPALHGDLKISEIIEHYPQTRSVFTAHGLSALVSEDGMRVLAPFLTLATALRSRLIDLTSFLRLLQEVIDLEELAEAPGLESVDHQGELTLLALMPCGLKVPFSKAISEAIGRIEKEHNLSVRYAVEGNVNQELSYYPYINTLEKVEELPDIIISADFNAFYGHSFYNRFVATGDVTGYNTINTCKTFTDAGVVDPEGNYTVLGINPLVIVANTEQLNGRPLPTCWADLIDPMWKDSITLRGSSDFFCHAVLLPMYRDHGAEGLRQLADNVLQGMHPAQMVKQIDLNAPGALYVMPEFFAYRAKHQQRIQIIWPEDGALASPVTLQVKASRIDELKPVLDLLTGIDLAQSLAGARFPVPHAEVTSEVQDKPLMWISWDLLRERDLLEVNAEIDDLFLPYVKSINK; translated from the coding sequence ATGAAACCAGCACTGCATGGCGACCTGAAAATTTCTGAAATCATTGAACACTATCCGCAAACGCGCAGCGTGTTTACGGCCCACGGACTGTCCGCTCTGGTCAGCGAAGACGGCATGCGGGTGCTGGCTCCGTTTCTCACTTTGGCTACGGCGCTGCGCAGTCGCCTGATCGACCTCACCAGCTTTCTGCGCTTGCTGCAGGAGGTGATCGACCTCGAAGAACTGGCCGAAGCACCGGGCCTGGAGTCTGTGGATCACCAAGGGGAGCTGACCCTGCTGGCCTTGATGCCGTGCGGCCTCAAAGTGCCATTCAGTAAAGCGATCAGCGAGGCCATTGGCCGTATTGAAAAAGAGCACAACCTGTCGGTGCGCTACGCGGTGGAGGGCAACGTCAATCAGGAGTTGTCGTACTATCCTTACATCAACACTCTGGAAAAGGTCGAAGAACTGCCGGACATCATCATCTCCGCCGACTTCAACGCCTTTTACGGCCACAGCTTTTATAACCGTTTTGTTGCCACCGGGGATGTCACCGGCTACAACACCATCAATACGTGTAAGACGTTCACCGACGCCGGGGTGGTCGACCCCGAAGGCAACTACACCGTGCTCGGCATCAATCCGCTGGTGATCGTCGCCAACACCGAACAATTGAACGGCCGCCCGCTTCCAACCTGCTGGGCCGACCTGATCGACCCGATGTGGAAAGACAGCATTACCTTGCGCGGCAGCAGTGACTTCTTCTGCCACGCCGTATTGCTGCCCATGTACCGCGATCACGGTGCAGAAGGATTGCGCCAACTGGCCGACAACGTGTTGCAAGGGATGCATCCGGCGCAAATGGTCAAACAGATCGACCTCAACGCCCCCGGCGCGCTGTATGTCATGCCGGAGTTTTTCGCTTACCGTGCCAAACATCAGCAACGCATCCAGATCATCTGGCCCGAAGACGGCGCCCTGGCCAGCCCGGTCACCCTGCAGGTCAAAGCGTCTCGCATCGACGAACTCAAACCGGTGCTTGATCTGCTCACCGGCATTGATCTCGCCCAGTCCTTGGCCGGTGCCCGCTTCCCGGTGCCCCATGCCGAAGTCACCAGTGAGGTGCAGGATAAACCCTTGATGTGGATCAGCTGGGACTTGCTGCGTGAACGTGACTTACTGGAAGTCAATGCCGAAATCGACGATCTGTTTTTGCCCTATGTGAAGTCCATTAACAAGTAG
- a CDS encoding DUF364 domain-containing protein, with protein MFYNDLQHRFSKLIERNDLADKTVEIKARILSNEEAIGNPSRDDYPLLKGKEFLMEARFLDVCGQAYTDAPSELTTTLAEIARSTLADTSQRALFIATLNAVVRYLDGDLKTVHCRNDEPEKCAEQIIEAIRPADPHTVGLVGLQPAILAVLSKTYGPQNVLCVDRDAGVRGTSKHDVPILWGDDENTEKVFSQCDVVLSTGSTVVNGSLPDMLALSEKFQTPVFFYGTSIAGTARLMSLNHLCFEAS; from the coding sequence ATGTTTTACAATGACCTGCAACACCGCTTCAGCAAATTGATCGAACGTAACGACCTCGCCGACAAAACCGTGGAAATCAAGGCGCGTATTCTGTCCAACGAAGAGGCCATCGGCAACCCGTCGCGCGACGACTATCCGCTGCTCAAAGGCAAAGAGTTTCTCATGGAAGCGCGTTTCCTTGATGTCTGCGGCCAGGCTTACACCGATGCGCCCAGCGAACTGACCACCACTCTGGCGGAGATCGCCCGCAGCACCCTGGCTGACACCTCGCAACGTGCCTTGTTCATCGCCACGCTCAATGCCGTGGTCCGCTACCTCGACGGCGATCTGAAGACTGTTCACTGTCGCAACGATGAACCGGAAAAATGTGCCGAGCAGATCATCGAAGCAATTCGCCCGGCTGATCCGCACACCGTCGGTCTGGTGGGGCTGCAACCGGCAATTCTGGCGGTCCTGTCGAAAACTTATGGTCCGCAAAACGTGCTGTGTGTCGACCGCGATGCCGGCGTGCGTGGCACCAGTAAGCACGATGTGCCCATTCTGTGGGGCGATGACGAGAATACCGAAAAGGTCTTCAGCCAATGCGACGTGGTGTTGTCCACCGGCTCAACCGTGGTCAACGGCAGCCTGCCGGATATGTTGGCTCTGTCGGAAAAGTTTCAGACGCCGGTTTTTTTCTACGGCACCAGCATTGCCGGCACCGCCCGGCTGATGTCCCTCAACCATTTATGCTTTGAAGCGTCATAG
- the modB gene encoding molybdate ABC transporter permease subunit, with protein MFEFSPHDLFAIAMSARVATVATLLTLPIGFALAWVLVFSRIPGKGFIDGLVNLPLVLPPVVVGYLLLLSLGRNGWLGELLQQVDIQIIFTWKAAVIASGLIGLPLMVRSIRLGMEQIDPHLLHASRTLGAGRLDTLLTIVLPLSLPAMLSGASLTFARSLGEFGATIILAGNIPGRTQTIPLAIYDYTNTPGGESQALNLCLVSIALSYLVLLLNERALRRVRSRRKPD; from the coding sequence ATGTTTGAATTTTCACCCCACGATCTGTTTGCCATCGCCATGTCAGCGCGCGTTGCCACCGTTGCCACACTCCTGACGCTGCCGATTGGCTTTGCCCTGGCCTGGGTTCTGGTTTTCAGCCGGATTCCCGGCAAAGGCTTTATCGATGGCCTGGTCAACCTGCCACTGGTGCTGCCACCGGTCGTCGTCGGCTACCTGCTGTTGTTGTCGCTGGGCCGCAACGGCTGGCTGGGTGAGCTGCTCCAGCAGGTGGATATCCAGATCATTTTTACCTGGAAGGCGGCAGTGATCGCCTCGGGACTCATCGGCCTGCCACTGATGGTGCGCTCCATCCGCCTCGGCATGGAACAGATCGATCCACACCTGTTGCACGCGTCGCGCACCCTGGGTGCCGGAAGACTGGATACACTGTTGACCATTGTGCTGCCGCTGTCATTACCGGCCATGCTGTCCGGCGCGTCATTGACCTTTGCCCGCAGCCTGGGCGAATTTGGTGCCACAATTATTCTGGCTGGGAATATTCCCGGTCGCACCCAAACCATTCCATTGGCGATTTATGATTATACCAACACACCGGGAGGGGAATCACAGGCGTTGAACCTGTGCCTGGTGTCGATTGCTCTGTCCTATCTGGTACTGCTCCTTAACGAGCGGGCGCTACGCCGCGTACGGTCACGCCGCAAGCCGGACTAA
- the modC gene encoding molybdenum ABC transporter ATP-binding protein produces the protein MILDVDLKKHLGDFQLNATFRIEGKRIGLFGPSGHGKSTLINLLAGLLTADRGHIQLDGESLYHSGSRVNQSPKKRHIAVVFQHAHLFPHYSVKGNLLYGYNRLKSGQKKLQPDEVIEALDIGKLLDRQVTSLSGGERQRVALGRALLASPRLLILDEPLSALDHSLKGQIIPYLRKTLSRFEIPYLYISHSLSEMRLLTKEVIVLDQGKVESVTTAEQIALERITKDVRGYVNHLKLTDPQERGTLLAYRWGNKELLVTARTGRHEGLFELSSKEILLFKDNPGAVSARNMFELPITDIRPFEHSVAITLGEEPNTLISQVMHEAADELALKVGGTIFVGIKASVFRPLA, from the coding sequence ATGATTCTCGACGTTGACCTGAAAAAACATCTCGGTGATTTCCAACTCAATGCCACCTTCCGCATTGAGGGTAAGCGGATTGGTCTGTTCGGCCCGTCCGGACATGGCAAATCGACCCTGATTAATCTGCTTGCCGGGCTGCTCACCGCTGACCGCGGCCATATTCAGCTCGATGGCGAAAGCCTTTACCACAGCGGCTCACGCGTCAACCAGTCGCCGAAAAAACGTCATATTGCGGTGGTGTTTCAGCATGCTCATCTGTTCCCTCACTATAGCGTCAAAGGCAACCTGCTCTATGGTTACAATCGGCTGAAATCCGGTCAAAAGAAACTGCAGCCTGATGAAGTGATTGAGGCTCTGGATATTGGCAAACTGCTCGACCGCCAGGTCACCAGCCTGTCCGGCGGTGAACGCCAGCGCGTTGCCCTGGGGCGCGCTCTATTGGCCAGCCCGCGTCTGCTGATTCTCGATGAGCCGCTCAGTGCTCTCGACCATAGCCTCAAAGGCCAGATCATTCCTTATTTGAGAAAAACGTTGAGTCGTTTTGAGATTCCCTACCTGTACATCTCCCATTCATTAAGTGAAATGCGCCTGCTCACCAAGGAGGTCATCGTTCTTGATCAGGGTAAAGTGGAATCGGTAACCACCGCTGAGCAAATTGCTTTGGAGAGGATCACCAAAGATGTTCGCGGCTATGTCAACCATCTCAAGCTGACTGACCCACAAGAGCGCGGCACCCTGCTCGCCTATCGCTGGGGCAATAAAGAACTGCTGGTGACGGCTCGCACCGGCCGCCATGAAGGACTGTTTGAACTGTCGAGCAAAGAAATTCTGCTGTTCAAGGATAACCCCGGTGCTGTTTCGGCGCGCAATATGTTTGAGCTGCCGATCACTGATATCCGCCCGTTTGAGCATTCCGTTGCCATTACGCTTGGCGAAGAGCCGAATACTCTGATTTCGCAGGTCATGCATGAAGCCGCCGATGAACTGGCGCTGAAGGTGGGCGGCACGATCTTTGTTGGTATCAAGGCCTCGGTATTCCGGCCGCTGGCCTGA
- a CDS encoding Hsp20/alpha crystallin family protein produces MKDQQLTPSEDRALQTGNDTRSPHRYLRPAVDIFETDDALTLVADMPGADNEGLDINMEQGVLTLKATMPESSDRKYLLKEFAPTSYWRQFQISDDFDAEKANATFKDGVLTLTLAKREAVKPRRIDITFH; encoded by the coding sequence ATGAAAGATCAACAATTAACTCCCAGCGAAGACCGTGCTCTGCAAACCGGCAATGACACTCGCAGCCCGCACCGTTACCTGCGGCCGGCCGTGGATATCTTTGAAACCGACGACGCTCTGACACTCGTCGCCGACATGCCGGGAGCCGACAACGAGGGCCTCGACATCAATATGGAGCAGGGTGTCCTGACTCTTAAGGCAACGATGCCTGAAAGCTCCGACAGAAAATACCTGCTCAAGGAATTCGCGCCCACCAGTTACTGGCGGCAATTCCAGATCAGTGACGATTTTGATGCCGAAAAAGCCAACGCCACATTTAAAGATGGTGTCCTGACTCTGACCCTGGCCAAGCGTGAAGCGGTCAAGCCACGGCGCATCGATATTACGTTCCACTGA
- a CDS encoding Hsp20/alpha crystallin family protein, translated as MARFDLFNEMDLLRREVDDAFRNFGFDALKVPAFLPGIGTGDYPRLNVTSDDNAIYVEALVPGITPDDLELNVMQNTLTLSGERKQENAEQRTWHRRERGAGRFMRTIELPASIDTGKVEASYSNGILSITLPKAEHMKARKISVQAH; from the coding sequence ATGGCACGCTTTGATCTTTTCAACGAAATGGACCTGCTTCGTCGCGAAGTGGATGATGCTTTCCGTAACTTTGGTTTTGACGCTCTTAAGGTTCCGGCCTTCCTGCCCGGCATAGGCACCGGCGATTATCCGCGCCTCAATGTTACCAGCGATGATAACGCCATCTACGTCGAAGCACTGGTTCCGGGGATCACACCGGACGATCTGGAACTCAATGTTATGCAAAACACCCTGACCCTGTCGGGTGAACGCAAGCAGGAAAACGCAGAGCAACGCACCTGGCATCGTCGTGAGCGGGGCGCCGGACGCTTCATGCGCACCATCGAACTGCCGGCCAGCATTGATACCGGCAAAGTGGAAGCCAGCTACAGCAACGGCATCCTGTCGATCACGCTGCCCAAAGCAGAACACATGAAGGCGCGCAAGATTTCGGTGCAGGCACACTAA
- a CDS encoding SagB/ThcOx family dehydrogenase: MALPTLEQQRAFLKDDLRQQINFYLTDQNRGIDPPPIQRPPRPGQTILPLPDIDLEKFHGTDLLDAMANRESLRRYLATPLTQHELGLLLWATQGVREELSEGHALRTVPSAGCRHAFESYVLVSAVDGLDNGIYRYLPQQHALVCERSVHDFREELSAATFHQVFISRAPVVFAWTVIPYRMEWRYDLAAHRVIAYDIGHVCQNLYLACEAISAGTCAIAAYDQGLMDSLIGVDGENEFVLYLAPVGKK, from the coding sequence ATGGCTCTTCCCACCCTTGAGCAACAACGTGCTTTTCTTAAAGATGACTTGCGACAACAGATCAACTTTTATCTGACCGACCAAAATCGCGGCATTGACCCACCGCCGATCCAACGACCGCCACGACCCGGACAAACAATTTTACCTCTGCCGGACATTGATCTGGAGAAATTTCACGGCACGGATCTGCTTGATGCCATGGCCAATCGGGAGAGCCTCCGACGTTACTTGGCCACGCCTTTGACGCAACATGAACTTGGCCTACTGCTATGGGCCACCCAGGGCGTGCGCGAAGAGTTAAGTGAAGGTCATGCGTTGCGTACCGTACCGTCGGCTGGTTGTCGTCATGCGTTTGAGAGCTATGTGCTGGTCTCCGCCGTTGATGGGCTGGACAATGGCATCTATCGCTACCTGCCCCAGCAACACGCCTTGGTGTGTGAACGTTCTGTTCACGATTTTCGTGAAGAGCTTTCAGCAGCCACCTTTCACCAGGTGTTCATCAGTCGGGCTCCAGTGGTTTTTGCCTGGACGGTGATTCCTTACCGTATGGAGTGGCGCTATGATCTGGCCGCGCATCGGGTGATTGCCTATGATATCGGACATGTTTGCCAAAACCTCTACCTCGCCTGTGAAGCCATCTCTGCCGGTACCTGCGCTATTGCGGCCTATGATCAAGGATTGATGGACAGCTTGATCGGTGTGGACGGAGAAAACGAATTTGTTCTTTACCTGGCTCCGGTGGGGAAAAAATAA
- a CDS encoding EAL domain-containing protein, translating into MSLSLEQSRSWLRIMGIAVAIMAFLTVVNVILRRQVYRRTKELSLINKKFQHLKNASPVVLFQLILPPNSLPRLIWVSDNITRLFGYQPEETYAEEWLRQVVHRDDLDRVRAIIADLPQRKHDTFELQAYDSDNKLLVIRAELELSPTPSSPPEVIGSWSDVTTTREQENRLSFLTHYDHLTKLPNRNFLNHLLNNMLLKLNVAHTQLAVLSLDLDHFKKVNETFGFDVGDMLLRTVAGRLKHILRLEDSIARIGGDEFALLLQGDHIEELASTIGRRILNKISLPVKMIDHDFVITASIGISRYPMDGKTPDILLKNAEIARYAAKQKGRNRLHFFSSQMSDNVRKNLIMENALRNAVKRGELQLYYQPQIDLVTQKLEGVEALVRWNHPSEGLLTPDLFIPLAEEIGIIGEIGLWVLEEACRQTVLWDRDGYLVPRVAVNLAVEQIEKGHLPDELKSILKKTGLSAQRLELEVTESMIMKEPEKAAKALSEFRSMGISLAIDDFGTGYSSLAYLKKLPLDRLKIDRSFVEDIGANNDDDIINRAIINLAHSLGMETVAEGIEHPEQLNFLRREGCEIGQGYLFSKPLAAPDLLAYIRENRIQK; encoded by the coding sequence GTGTCGCTGTCCTTAGAGCAATCTCGCTCCTGGCTGAGAATTATGGGGATCGCCGTGGCCATCATGGCATTTCTGACCGTCGTCAACGTGATTTTACGCCGACAGGTTTATCGAAGAACAAAAGAGCTGAGTCTTATCAATAAAAAATTTCAGCATTTGAAGAATGCCAGTCCCGTTGTTCTCTTTCAATTAATTCTTCCGCCCAACAGCCTGCCAAGACTTATCTGGGTAAGCGACAACATCACCCGCCTGTTCGGCTATCAGCCTGAAGAAACCTACGCGGAAGAATGGTTGAGACAGGTGGTCCATCGGGATGACCTTGATCGGGTCCGGGCAATCATTGCCGATCTTCCACAACGCAAGCATGACACCTTTGAACTCCAGGCCTACGACAGCGACAATAAGCTTCTCGTCATACGAGCGGAGCTGGAGCTGAGTCCTACACCCTCATCCCCCCCTGAAGTAATCGGTAGCTGGAGCGACGTCACAACCACCAGGGAGCAGGAAAACCGATTAAGCTTCCTGACCCATTATGACCATCTTACCAAACTGCCCAATCGCAATTTTTTAAACCACCTTCTCAATAACATGCTGCTGAAACTCAATGTTGCGCACACACAGCTCGCGGTCTTGAGCCTGGACCTTGATCATTTTAAAAAGGTCAATGAGACTTTTGGTTTTGACGTGGGAGACATGCTCTTGCGCACCGTCGCCGGGCGTTTAAAACACATCTTACGTCTTGAAGACAGTATCGCTCGCATCGGCGGTGATGAATTCGCTCTGCTCCTTCAGGGAGATCACATTGAAGAGCTCGCGTCAACGATAGGCAGGCGTATTCTTAACAAAATCAGCCTTCCGGTTAAAATGATTGATCACGACTTTGTCATCACGGCAAGTATCGGTATCAGTCGCTACCCGATGGACGGAAAGACTCCCGATATTCTGCTTAAAAACGCTGAAATCGCGCGCTATGCGGCAAAACAAAAAGGTCGTAACCGGCTGCATTTTTTCTCTTCGCAAATGTCTGACAATGTCCGGAAAAACCTCATCATGGAAAATGCCCTGCGTAATGCCGTCAAACGTGGTGAGTTGCAACTTTATTATCAGCCTCAAATTGACCTTGTCACGCAAAAGCTCGAAGGCGTCGAAGCACTGGTGCGTTGGAACCATCCCAGTGAAGGATTGCTGACTCCTGATCTTTTCATTCCCCTTGCGGAAGAAATCGGTATTATCGGAGAGATCGGCTTGTGGGTGCTGGAGGAAGCATGCCGACAGACCGTTCTCTGGGACCGGGACGGCTATCTCGTGCCGCGGGTTGCCGTGAATCTGGCGGTCGAACAAATTGAGAAAGGCCATTTACCTGACGAGCTCAAAAGTATTCTGAAAAAAACAGGTCTTTCAGCACAACGTCTTGAACTGGAAGTCACTGAGTCAATGATCATGAAAGAACCGGAAAAAGCAGCTAAAGCGTTATCTGAATTTCGCTCAATGGGAATAAGCCTGGCCATCGACGATTTCGGCACCGGTTATTCGAGTCTGGCCTACCTGAAAAAACTTCCCTTGGATCGCCTGAAAATCGATCGTTCTTTTGTCGAGGATATCGGCGCCAACAATGATGATGATATTATCAATCGGGCCATCATAAATCTGGCTCATAGCCTGGGTATGGAAACCGTTGCCGAAGGGATCGAACATCCTGAGCAATTGAATTTCTTGCGCCGCGAAGGCTGCGAAATCGGTCAGGGCTACCTGTTCAGCAAACCGCTTGCGGCTCCTGATCTCCTTGCCTATATCCGTGAAAACAGGATTCAGAAGTGA